One window from the genome of Cryptomeria japonica chromosome 6, Sugi_1.0, whole genome shotgun sequence encodes:
- the LOC131062932 gene encoding uncharacterized protein LOC131062932 codes for MEMEKIRECMEEKLNLEVIGAGLCRTGTSSLREALKILGFHCYHYTEMKKNNQINPWLDILSGKSEGWKSIFSGYTATVSCPSVTVYRKLMELCPEAKIILTVRDTQMWYQSVNDTVYSARNESGDKSTSEEVLSRLTM; via the exons ATGGAGATGGAAAAAATTAGGG AATGTATGGAGGAGAAACTAAATCTGGAGGTAATAGGGGCAGGCCTTTGCAGAACTGGCACGTCATCTTTGAGAGAGGCTCTCAAAATTTTAGGGTTTCACTGTTACCATTATACCGAAATGAAAAAGAATAATCAAATCAACCCATGGCTCGATATTTTATCTG GGAAGTCAGAAGGTTGGAAGAGTATATTTAGTGGGTACACAGCAACAGTGAGCTGCCCATCTGTAACAGTGTATCGCAAATTGATGGAATTGTGTCCTGAGGCAAAGATAATCCTTACTGTGCGTGACACACAAATGTGGTATCAGAGTGTAAATGATACTGTTTACAGTGCTCGCAATGAATCCGGTGATAAATCTACATCAGAGGAAGTCCTGAGTAGGTTGACAATGTGA